A genomic window from Silene latifolia isolate original U9 population chromosome Y, ASM4854445v1, whole genome shotgun sequence includes:
- the LOC141629141 gene encoding uncharacterized protein LOC141629141, with the protein MNLDFDAAGDIRFLQMNELEELRMEAYESSKIYKDQTKKWHDAKIMKKDISVGDLVLLFNSKVKVFPGKLRSRWSGPFKVMDISPCCTFELWSEEGGTFKVNGQRVKRYYDGDEKGTIEVIYPGDPLPEEEIF; encoded by the coding sequence ATGAATTTAGACTTTGATGCCGCCGGAGATATCCGATTTCTCCAAATGAATGAGTTAGAAGAATTGAGGatggaggcttatgagagctccaaaaTTTACAAAGACCAAACCAAGAAATGGCATGATGCCAAGATCATGAAGAAAGATATAAGTGTAGGAGACTTAGTGCTCCTTTTCAATTCTAAGGTCAAAGTATTTCCCGGGAAGCTCCGATCACGGTGGTCAGGACCATTCAAAGTGATGGACATCTCCCCTTGTTGCACATTTGAACTTTGGAGTGAAGAAGGTGGAACCTTCAAAGTAAATGGCCAAAGGGTGAAACGATATTATGATGGTGATGAGAAGGGCACTATCGAAGTGATATACCCCGGGGACCCACTTCCCGAAGAGGAAATTTTTTGA